One window from the genome of Pseudanabaena yagii GIHE-NHR1 encodes:
- a CDS encoding RnfABCDGE type electron transport complex subunit D — protein sequence MPRSLSRFFAVSTSLFKDARDYQILFLSVFLILGVSTRDWSLKPIAIALTFVTCWLTQIAMVSIFPPEASKQERWLSLKSATITALGLSLLLRSDSYGAIACASFLAIASKFIFRTNGKHWFNPANFGIVVVLLLDSFVWDNHAWVSNGQWGEDSLYALIFLGLGGIVLKKVGRWDTSFMFLVAYSLLEGLRNLWLGWTWDVLAHRLTSGSLLLFALFMITDPRSIPNAKIARLIWAVAIAVLAFIFRNVFFNADAMFYALFLISPLTVLCDRLWNAPRFQWLPRRFSIQT from the coding sequence ATGCCGCGATCGCTTTCCAGATTTTTCGCAGTTAGCACCAGTCTTTTCAAAGATGCTCGCGATTATCAAATTCTTTTTCTATCTGTATTTTTGATTTTAGGTGTGAGTACTCGTGATTGGTCACTGAAGCCAATAGCGATCGCGCTGACCTTTGTGACCTGTTGGCTTACGCAAATAGCTATGGTCAGCATATTTCCACCAGAAGCATCCAAACAGGAGCGCTGGTTATCGCTTAAGAGTGCCACGATTACAGCTTTAGGATTAAGTTTGTTACTACGCTCCGATAGCTATGGCGCGATCGCCTGTGCGTCATTTTTGGCGATCGCTAGCAAATTTATTTTTCGTACCAATGGCAAGCATTGGTTTAATCCCGCAAATTTTGGGATCGTGGTTGTTTTGTTGCTAGATAGTTTTGTTTGGGACAATCACGCATGGGTTTCTAACGGGCAATGGGGCGAAGATAGTTTATACGCTTTGATATTTCTCGGTTTAGGTGGCATCGTTCTCAAAAAAGTTGGGCGTTGGGATACGAGCTTCATGTTTTTAGTTGCCTATTCCCTATTAGAAGGATTACGCAATCTCTGGCTGGGCTGGACTTGGGATGTGCTAGCCCATCGTTTGACTAGTGGCTCTTTGTTGCTGTTTGCGCTGTTTATGATCACCGATCCGCGTTCCATTCCCAATGCCAAGATCGCCAGATTAATTTGGGCAGTAGCGATCGCGGTTTTAGCTTTCATTTTCCGCAATGTGTTCTTTAATGCTGACGCGATGTTTTATGCGTTATTTCTGATCTCACCTCTTACGGTTTTATGCGATCGCCTATGGAATGCGCCGAGATTTCAATGGTTGCCAAGACGCTTTAGCATCCAGACCTAA
- a CDS encoding transglutaminase TgpA family protein, whose translation MDTIRQTQVDPPSKPRSKTGAFDKLRQASEFTVKGVEDSIPLRVMVQIFVFISIGAIDAVASTNNSTWAIPLSAIAAVWAWYARRKRNILVKLFIAIAMIAMLVIFLNDIVRMAEDTKLLLARLLIQLQVLHSFDLPRRKDLGYSIVIGLILMAVAATLSQTMIFSLWLIGFLIVGLPILLLDHRSRLGVKTQSFQPEKMGVSPKPLLGLLAIVLVLGLTIFAFLPRLPGFQLRNFPVSVNLSIQREIPRGGILNRQQQNQQRQFGTNGTGTGGTGNTGDNNDQDTLPPLFAPEIDTASSGASQLNKKRQPELVMRVRSQAELFWRVMAYDEFTGKGWRISRNNPQQLRTIKRNPLNYEFLLPIPTYAFIGSNKAIKPIAFQEVVQTYTITSKNFPNLVPAAAVPNRIFFPSEELDVDLEGMIRGPGPLPEDMTYTVISNVPERDPQLLRQMPNEYPRAIRNYYLKLPPNVSPQVRDKALSLIANAQDAQGKPIAVDNPYDLAVQITQGLKQNFVVKPLKFDETKGDLVSQFVEQGGGEESHFVSTLAVMLRSLGIPTRYVVGFASGKFNPFTGLYEVQNTDTQSVVEVFFPVYGWVAFDPVPGRPLFPPSIENNRTFGVIQTFWSWIAKLLPSPVTNFFASLFDSIGKFIGGVISWLIEMGWVGLAFGLAIAFGFGIGGWALWQLLLWWWRVRHLGKMPIPQRAYQQMLQWLAEQGKPKSPQQTPQEYEASLRDRVSEQQASAIAQITQIYQDWRYGDRHSDYSLDTELQMLLKQLKSKL comes from the coding sequence AAGCCTCGATCAAAGACTGGTGCATTCGATAAATTGCGACAAGCCTCAGAATTTACAGTCAAAGGGGTTGAAGACTCGATTCCTTTGCGGGTGATGGTGCAAATTTTTGTATTTATCAGCATTGGGGCGATCGATGCGGTGGCAAGTACAAATAACAGTACTTGGGCTATTCCCCTCAGCGCGATCGCCGCAGTCTGGGCATGGTATGCCCGACGTAAACGCAATATTCTTGTGAAATTATTCATTGCGATCGCCATGATTGCCATGTTGGTGATCTTTCTCAACGACATTGTGCGAATGGCTGAAGATACAAAACTCTTGTTAGCGAGATTATTGATTCAGCTACAGGTTTTGCATAGTTTTGACCTACCACGTCGCAAAGACTTGGGCTATTCGATTGTGATTGGTTTAATCCTGATGGCAGTTGCTGCCACCTTGAGCCAAACGATGATCTTTTCCCTGTGGTTAATCGGCTTTTTGATCGTCGGACTACCGATTTTATTGCTTGATCACCGATCGCGTTTAGGCGTAAAGACTCAGAGTTTCCAGCCCGAAAAGATGGGAGTCTCCCCAAAACCTCTATTGGGATTACTAGCGATCGTTTTAGTCTTGGGCTTAACGATATTTGCCTTTTTGCCACGTTTACCGGGGTTTCAACTACGCAACTTTCCTGTCAGTGTCAATCTTTCGATTCAGCGCGAGATTCCTCGTGGGGGGATTTTAAACAGACAGCAACAAAATCAACAGAGACAATTTGGGACTAATGGCACGGGAACTGGTGGTACTGGCAATACTGGCGATAATAATGATCAAGATACTTTGCCACCGTTATTTGCCCCTGAGATTGATACGGCTTCATCGGGGGCGAGCCAACTCAATAAGAAGCGCCAACCTGAATTAGTGATGCGGGTGCGATCGCAAGCAGAGCTATTTTGGCGGGTGATGGCATACGACGAATTTACAGGCAAAGGATGGCGCATTTCTCGGAACAATCCACAGCAACTACGCACAATCAAACGTAATCCACTTAACTACGAATTTCTCTTACCAATACCGACCTATGCTTTTATCGGTTCTAATAAAGCCATAAAGCCGATCGCCTTCCAAGAGGTTGTCCAAACCTACACGATTACTTCCAAAAATTTTCCAAACCTTGTCCCTGCGGCAGCAGTGCCCAATCGCATCTTTTTCCCTAGTGAGGAGTTGGATGTAGATCTTGAAGGGATGATTCGTGGGCCAGGACCATTGCCCGAAGATATGACCTATACGGTGATCTCGAATGTGCCTGAACGCGATCCGCAACTATTGCGACAGATGCCTAACGAATATCCACGCGCAATTCGTAATTATTATTTAAAACTTCCTCCGAATGTGTCACCACAGGTGCGGGATAAGGCGTTGAGTCTAATTGCAAATGCTCAAGATGCTCAGGGTAAGCCGATCGCTGTGGATAATCCCTACGATCTAGCGGTACAGATCACACAGGGGCTAAAACAAAACTTTGTGGTGAAACCGCTCAAATTTGATGAAACCAAAGGCGATTTGGTATCACAATTTGTAGAGCAGGGTGGTGGAGAGGAGAGTCATTTTGTGTCCACACTAGCGGTTATGTTGCGATCGCTCGGTATTCCTACCCGATATGTGGTTGGCTTTGCCTCAGGGAAATTCAACCCATTTACAGGACTATATGAGGTGCAAAATACAGATACGCAATCAGTGGTTGAAGTATTTTTCCCTGTTTATGGTTGGGTTGCCTTTGATCCAGTCCCCGGTCGTCCTCTATTTCCTCCATCCATTGAAAACAATCGCACCTTCGGCGTAATCCAAACTTTTTGGAGTTGGATCGCAAAGCTTTTGCCTAGTCCAGTGACGAATTTCTTCGCCAGTCTATTTGATAGCATTGGCAAGTTTATCGGTGGTGTGATTAGCTGGCTCATCGAGATGGGTTGGGTGGGACTTGCCTTTGGGCTAGCGATCGCCTTTGGGTTTGGCATTGGGGGCTGGGCATTGTGGCAATTGCTCCTCTGGTGGTGGCGCGTACGACATTTAGGGAAAATGCCAATCCCCCAACGTGCCTATCAACAAATGTTGCAATGGCTCGCCGAGCAAGGTAAACCTAAATCACCTCAACAAACGCCCCAAGAATATGAGGCAAGCCTGCGCGATCGCGTATCAGAGCAACAGGCATCGGCGATCGCTCAAATTACTCAGATTTATCAAGACTGGCGCTATGGCGATCGTCATAGTGATTACAGTTTAGATACGGAGCTACAAATGCTACTGAAGCAACTAAAATCTAAGCTTTAA
- a CDS encoding diguanylate cyclase domain-containing protein has product MTILSKYEELTQIYDGESSQVYSARHIEDGQSVILKVLKTEYPTPEQIRRYRQEYHLTHQLQLPKVIRAFGLEEWQRTLVIVFEDFGGISLSQLLKQYPQGLPLDLFFTLAFKLSNALGQLHSQSIIHKDINPANIAFNLETKVLKLIDLGISTQLSRENPVLQSPNSLEGTLPYLSPEQTGRMNRSLDYRTDFYSLGVTFYELLTGRLPFQSCEPIELVYCHIAKQPDSLLEVKKGQIPLMLVEIVNKLMAKNAEDRYQSAWGLKADLEECWAQWERTGTIARFTLGRLDIPDQFQIPQKLYGRKREINLLLSSFERVATPALEVDEDSHNAELVLVTGYSGIGKSAVVRSLYQPITAKRGYFITGKFDQFQRNIPYSALVHALAELVKQVLGESEALLQQYRDRLVVSLGSNGKVITDIIPDLELIIGAQPPLPMLGAAETKNRFHLVFQQFIQVFCSPEHPLVLFLDDMQRADLATLELLERLLGDRQIQNLLVIAAYRDNEVSAGHPLTLIINQLQDKGINVERITIAPLTIEQIEQLIAETLHQPTLNIKGLAELVIRKTEGNPFFINQFLKTLYNENLLSFNYSFREWVWELDKIEQMGFTDNVVELMVGQLQKLPKSVQEVLSIAAYLGTEFDLSTLSLVQNRPSQAIFEDLKLAIKQGFAIARSPFDDNILIQDYQFGHDRIQQAAYALIPEQERNSTHYRIGQLLLQHWSEATQSEQIFTLVKHLNDGIALITNQPERDRLAQLNLLASRKAKLATAYQAAYEYAEIGLGLLDSSSCWQEHYAMTLQLHELAAETASLCNQFERMDLYVNTIIHHAKSIIEQVPAYTIKIQALTFQNQFADAIAISQSILQKLGVQIPEVITSELRLQAIQQIKDLIGNRIIADLGDLPVMREPKALAMTQIAAMTIPACHILSAPIYPLVMTLQVRLSIQYGNSHSSAFSYAAYGVFLIISLQDIDAAVKFSRLAYHLASKPEAKDIRSETFAPIGLFLHHRQFHLHETLPILQEGYQTGLETGKFEHTGYCGYGYCINAFWSGLPFREIETTVHTYGQQLHHLKQITNANYCEIIKAAIAALLGNPNKVEEHFAQTTQTEKLIAESLAANSWLRLFLFYLHRAFLRFLMEELIDANNDITQARSYVTSIVGIICKANFYFYDSLILLATIGNSEVGLKSQYQRIQDNQSQLKFWADHAPMNHLHKWQLVEAEICRVLEQKEQAMELYDLAIAGARQNQYLQEEALANELAANFYRNWNRLTIARTYMMEARHAYLRWGAIAKVKLLDSQYPQLLHMPVSNSSSRFPHTTLNTLNTQGGRNSGADLDLATVMKASRAIASEIVLEDLVQTLMRILLKNAGAQTGCLLLPIESPVDPAENLAIAIYISGDHANIFPKQALNQVLPESVLYYVTRSQASVVLDYATLIGDFTQDPYIQSVQPMSIICYPLINQGNLVGVVYMENQVTIAAFKSNHIEFLQLISGQAAIAITNAQLYAEKVQYTYTLEQKVEERTAELQCANEELYRLATLDGLTQVANRRYFDQQLDQEWHRLKREQLPLSLILFDVDYFKRYNDCYGHQAGDACLIQVAQAAKEGSSRSADLVARYGGEEFVIILPNTDRKGAIAIAERIQKSLRARAIPHERSEVSEIVSISLGITSVIPSSDRSPEMLISTADEALYAAKQQGRDRYIFNSPTWVD; this is encoded by the coding sequence ATGACCATTCTTTCTAAATACGAAGAATTAACGCAAATCTATGATGGTGAAAGCTCACAAGTTTATAGTGCTCGACATATAGAAGATGGTCAATCAGTAATCCTCAAAGTTTTAAAAACAGAATATCCAACCCCAGAACAAATTCGTCGTTATCGGCAGGAATATCATCTCACACATCAACTACAACTACCCAAAGTAATCAGAGCCTTTGGCTTAGAAGAATGGCAACGAACCCTCGTAATTGTTTTTGAAGACTTTGGCGGTATTTCTCTTTCTCAATTATTAAAGCAATATCCTCAGGGTTTACCACTAGATCTCTTTTTTACGCTAGCTTTCAAGCTGTCTAACGCCCTAGGACAACTCCATAGCCAATCAATTATCCATAAAGATATTAATCCTGCCAATATCGCTTTTAATCTCGAAACCAAAGTACTTAAACTGATTGACCTCGGCATCTCTACCCAACTCAGCCGAGAAAACCCCGTACTGCAATCTCCAAATTCTCTAGAAGGAACCTTGCCCTACCTTTCACCCGAACAAACTGGGCGGATGAACCGATCGCTAGACTATCGCACTGATTTTTATTCATTAGGGGTAACCTTCTATGAATTATTGACAGGACGATTACCTTTTCAAAGTTGCGAGCCGATCGAGCTAGTTTATTGCCATATTGCCAAACAGCCAGACTCCTTATTAGAGGTTAAAAAAGGACAGATTCCCTTAATGCTGGTGGAAATAGTCAATAAGCTCATGGCGAAAAATGCCGAAGATCGCTATCAAAGTGCATGGGGATTAAAGGCTGATTTAGAAGAATGTTGGGCGCAGTGGGAAAGAACAGGCACGATCGCAAGATTTACATTAGGGCGGCTCGATATTCCCGATCAATTCCAGATCCCTCAAAAACTCTATGGGCGTAAACGGGAAATCAATCTTCTCCTATCATCATTTGAACGGGTTGCTACGCCAGCGTTAGAAGTAGATGAGGATAGCCATAATGCTGAATTGGTATTGGTCACAGGTTATTCTGGCATTGGTAAATCAGCAGTTGTGCGATCGCTATATCAACCGATTACCGCGAAACGAGGCTATTTTATTACGGGCAAGTTCGATCAGTTTCAACGCAATATTCCTTACTCAGCTTTAGTTCATGCCTTAGCGGAGTTAGTCAAACAAGTACTAGGGGAATCGGAGGCATTACTGCAACAATATCGCGATCGCTTAGTAGTCTCCTTGGGGAGCAATGGCAAAGTGATCACAGATATCATTCCTGATCTGGAATTGATCATCGGTGCTCAGCCTCCCTTACCGATGTTAGGCGCGGCTGAAACTAAAAACCGCTTTCATCTAGTATTTCAACAATTTATCCAAGTGTTTTGTAGCCCCGAACATCCCTTGGTGCTATTTCTCGATGATATGCAGAGAGCGGATCTTGCGACTCTAGAATTATTAGAACGTCTGTTAGGCGATCGCCAAATTCAAAATCTATTAGTAATCGCCGCCTATCGTGATAATGAAGTGTCAGCAGGTCATCCCCTGACTTTAATAATTAATCAACTACAGGATAAAGGAATCAATGTAGAACGGATTACGATAGCACCATTGACAATTGAGCAAATCGAGCAATTGATTGCCGAGACATTGCATCAACCGACTCTCAATATCAAAGGTTTAGCCGAATTAGTCATCCGCAAAACTGAAGGCAATCCTTTTTTTATTAATCAGTTTCTCAAAACTCTCTACAATGAGAACTTACTGAGTTTTAATTATAGTTTTAGGGAATGGGTTTGGGAATTAGACAAAATTGAGCAAATGGGTTTCACCGATAATGTGGTGGAACTGATGGTCGGGCAATTGCAGAAACTCCCCAAGTCTGTGCAGGAAGTCCTATCGATTGCGGCTTATTTAGGCACAGAGTTTGATCTCAGCACCCTCTCACTAGTCCAAAATCGCCCTTCACAGGCTATCTTCGAGGATCTCAAACTTGCCATCAAACAGGGATTTGCGATCGCGCGATCGCCCTTTGATGACAATATCCTCATTCAAGATTATCAATTCGGACATGATCGCATTCAGCAAGCCGCCTATGCCCTCATCCCAGAACAGGAGCGCAATTCCACCCACTATCGCATTGGTCAGTTATTGCTGCAACATTGGTCAGAGGCAACCCAATCCGAACAGATTTTTACGCTAGTTAAACATCTCAATGATGGTATTGCCTTAATCACTAATCAACCTGAACGTGATCGCTTAGCCCAACTCAATCTCTTAGCCAGTCGCAAAGCCAAGTTAGCAACCGCCTATCAAGCCGCCTATGAATATGCTGAAATTGGACTAGGCTTGCTGGACAGTTCATCTTGTTGGCAAGAGCATTATGCGATGACTTTACAGTTACATGAGCTTGCCGCCGAAACTGCCTCTCTATGTAACCAATTTGAGCGCATGGATTTGTACGTGAATACGATCATTCATCACGCTAAAAGCATCATTGAGCAAGTACCTGCTTACACTATCAAAATTCAAGCTTTAACCTTTCAGAATCAATTTGCTGATGCGATCGCCATTTCCCAATCAATTCTCCAAAAACTAGGAGTGCAAATCCCAGAAGTGATTACTTCCGAATTAAGGCTACAGGCGATTCAACAGATCAAAGATTTAATCGGTAATCGCATAATTGCTGATTTAGGTGATTTGCCTGTGATGCGAGAACCCAAAGCTCTGGCGATGACTCAGATTGCGGCGATGACGATTCCTGCCTGCCATATTCTCAGCGCACCGATCTATCCCTTGGTGATGACCTTACAGGTGCGGTTATCAATTCAATATGGCAATAGTCATAGCTCTGCTTTTAGCTATGCAGCCTATGGAGTTTTTCTGATTATCAGTTTGCAAGATATTGATGCCGCAGTAAAGTTTAGCCGCCTTGCTTATCATCTTGCTTCTAAACCCGAAGCCAAAGATATTCGTTCGGAAACCTTTGCCCCGATTGGGCTATTTCTACACCATCGACAGTTCCATCTTCACGAAACCTTGCCTATCCTTCAGGAAGGCTATCAAACTGGATTAGAAACAGGAAAATTTGAACATACGGGCTATTGTGGCTATGGATATTGTATTAATGCTTTCTGGAGTGGACTCCCTTTTAGAGAAATAGAAACGACAGTTCATACCTATGGACAACAGTTACATCATCTTAAGCAGATTACTAATGCGAACTATTGCGAAATCATTAAGGCTGCCATAGCTGCTTTGCTAGGCAATCCCAATAAGGTGGAAGAGCATTTTGCTCAAACTACCCAAACAGAAAAATTAATTGCCGAATCTCTAGCCGCAAACAGTTGGCTACGATTATTTCTCTTCTATTTACATCGTGCTTTCTTACGATTTTTAATGGAAGAACTAATTGATGCAAATAACGATATTACCCAAGCCAGATCCTACGTTACCTCAATTGTGGGGATTATTTGCAAAGCTAACTTCTACTTCTATGACTCTTTAATTTTGTTAGCGACGATCGGCAATTCTGAAGTTGGTTTAAAAAGCCAATATCAACGCATTCAAGATAATCAGTCTCAGTTAAAGTTTTGGGCAGATCATGCTCCGATGAATCACTTGCACAAGTGGCAACTAGTCGAGGCAGAAATCTGTCGCGTACTAGAGCAGAAAGAACAGGCGATGGAACTTTACGATCTAGCGATCGCAGGAGCAAGACAAAATCAATACCTCCAAGAGGAAGCTTTAGCCAACGAGCTTGCAGCTAATTTCTATCGGAACTGGAACAGGTTAACGATCGCACGAACCTACATGATGGAAGCGCGTCATGCCTATTTGCGTTGGGGGGCGATCGCTAAGGTCAAACTGCTGGATAGCCAATATCCACAGTTATTACATATGCCCGTAAGTAATTCCTCCTCACGCTTCCCCCATACGACCTTGAATACGTTAAATACACAGGGCGGTAGAAATTCTGGAGCCGATCTTGATTTGGCTACAGTGATGAAAGCCTCGCGAGCGATCGCTAGTGAAATTGTCCTCGAAGACCTCGTTCAAACCTTAATGCGAATTCTCCTAAAAAATGCAGGAGCGCAAACGGGTTGTTTGCTACTGCCCATAGAGTCCCCTGTAGATCCTGCTGAGAACTTAGCGATCGCCATTTATATTAGTGGTGATCATGCAAACATTTTTCCAAAGCAAGCGCTGAATCAGGTCTTACCCGAGTCAGTTTTGTATTATGTGACCCGCAGTCAAGCAAGTGTTGTCCTTGACTATGCCACCCTTATTGGTGACTTCACTCAAGATCCTTATATCCAATCGGTGCAGCCCATGTCGATTATCTGCTATCCCCTCATCAATCAGGGGAATTTAGTGGGCGTAGTTTACATGGAGAATCAAGTGACGATCGCTGCCTTCAAGAGTAACCACATTGAATTCTTGCAATTAATCAGTGGTCAGGCAGCGATCGCTATTACCAACGCTCAACTCTATGCGGAGAAGGTGCAGTATACCTATACCCTAGAGCAGAAGGTCGAGGAACGTACCGCCGAACTGCAATGTGCCAATGAAGAACTATATCGATTAGCCACATTAGATGGACTTACGCAAGTAGCTAATCGTCGTTACTTCGATCAACAGTTAGATCAAGAATGGCATCGCCTCAAACGCGAACAATTGCCGCTCTCGCTAATTTTATTTGATGTGGATTATTTCAAACGCTATAACGATTGCTATGGGCATCAGGCGGGAGATGCTTGTTTGATTCAAGTTGCTCAGGCCGCCAAGGAGGGAAGTAGTCGGTCTGCCGATCTTGTAGCGCGTTACGGTGGTGAAGAGTTTGTGATTATTTTGCCTAATACCGATCGCAAGGGGGCGATCGCGATCGCCGAGCGCATTCAAAAGTCCCTACGTGCTAGAGCCATTCCCCACGAGCGCTCAGAGGTAAGTGAAATTGTTTCGATCAGTTTAGGGATTACCTCCGTCATTCCCTCGTCAGATCGCTCTCCTGAGATGCTCATCTCCACTGCTGATGAAGCTTTGTACGCAGCTAAACAACAGGGACGCGATCGCTATATTTTCAATTCCCCGACTTGGGTTGATTGA
- a CDS encoding allophycocyanin subunit alpha-B, whose product MSVVIQVLERADEELRYPTIAELQSVKNFLATGAQRVRIAAVLAESEDKIVKKATTELFRIHPDYISPGGNAYGQKQRNQCLRDFTWYIRLVTYGVLAGDKEPIEQIGIIGAREMYNSLGVPLVGMADAVRALKNASLALLSKEDADTAEPYFDYIVQALS is encoded by the coding sequence ATGAGTGTAGTTATTCAAGTTTTAGAAAGAGCCGACGAAGAACTTCGTTATCCCACCATTGCTGAGCTACAGAGTGTGAAGAACTTTCTCGCTACTGGTGCTCAAAGAGTGAGGATTGCCGCAGTCTTGGCAGAAAGCGAAGACAAAATCGTAAAGAAAGCAACCACAGAACTATTTAGAATTCACCCTGACTACATCTCTCCTGGTGGTAATGCCTATGGTCAAAAGCAACGTAACCAATGCCTGAGAGACTTCACTTGGTACATCCGCCTCGTTACTTACGGGGTATTGGCAGGTGACAAGGAGCCAATTGAACAAATCGGGATCATTGGCGCTCGTGAAATGTATAACTCTCTCGGTGTGCCTTTAGTTGGTATGGCTGATGCAGTACGTGCGCTTAAGAATGCGTCTCTTGCATTACTGAGCAAGGAAGATGCTGACACCGCTGAGCCTTATTTCGACTATATCGTTCAGGCTTTATCCTAG
- a CDS encoding DUF2330 domain-containing protein, with translation MKRFLNWMRVLISTALACLVVFAYSPAVFAFCGFYVSQSDASLFNKASQVVIARDGKRTVLTMANDYQGDVKDFALVVPVPVLLKEKQVRIGEQKIIDRLDSFSAPRLVEYFDSDPCARYEAYDRMRVGGATRASAPMMEAKASRNNYQVTIEAKFSVGEYDILILSAKESDGLEAWLIDNDYKIPKGAKELLQPYIRQNMKFFVAKVNIAELNKTGSQVLRPLMMAYESPKFMLPIRLGMLNANGDQDLLVYILSPKGQAEVANYRTIKVPSGDDIPVYVKNEFGEFYKSMFKTSYNKEGRKVAFLEYAWDMSSCDPCSAEPLSQEELRKAGVFWLDSPNSNQPSSRRIRPIFPPNDGRVFITRLHIRYNRDKFPEDLSFKETSNQESFQGRYVLRHPFKGETNCDAGREYQKSLRPRFEKEAQTLASLTGWNIADIRRKMNLSSLPEPIEVPFWENIWK, from the coding sequence ATGAAACGCTTTTTGAATTGGATGCGAGTACTTATCAGTACCGCCCTTGCCTGTTTGGTTGTCTTTGCCTATTCCCCTGCGGTATTTGCATTTTGCGGATTTTATGTATCCCAATCTGATGCCAGTCTTTTTAACAAGGCTTCGCAGGTGGTGATCGCCCGTGATGGCAAGCGCACAGTTTTGACGATGGCGAATGACTATCAAGGCGATGTTAAGGACTTTGCGCTCGTTGTGCCAGTGCCAGTATTACTGAAAGAGAAGCAAGTTCGCATTGGTGAACAGAAAATCATCGATCGCCTTGATTCCTTTAGCGCCCCTCGCCTAGTGGAATATTTTGACTCCGATCCCTGTGCGAGATATGAAGCCTATGACCGAATGAGAGTGGGAGGAGCAACAAGAGCGTCTGCGCCAATGATGGAAGCAAAAGCTAGCCGTAATAATTATCAAGTTACGATTGAAGCGAAGTTTTCTGTTGGTGAATATGACATTCTCATTCTCAGTGCCAAGGAATCCGATGGTTTAGAAGCTTGGTTAATTGACAATGATTATAAAATTCCCAAAGGTGCTAAGGAATTACTTCAGCCCTATATTCGCCAAAACATGAAGTTCTTTGTGGCAAAGGTGAATATTGCCGAATTGAACAAAACAGGTTCGCAAGTCCTCCGTCCTCTGATGATGGCTTACGAATCACCTAAGTTCATGTTACCTATTCGCTTAGGGATGCTGAATGCTAATGGTGATCAAGATTTGCTGGTTTATATTCTCTCCCCTAAGGGACAAGCCGAGGTCGCCAACTATCGCACGATTAAAGTCCCATCAGGTGATGATATTCCTGTCTATGTGAAGAATGAATTTGGCGAATTCTATAAGTCCATGTTCAAGACTTCCTATAACAAAGAAGGACGCAAAGTCGCATTCTTAGAATATGCGTGGGATATGTCAAGCTGTGACCCCTGTTCGGCTGAACCTCTATCGCAGGAAGAACTTCGCAAAGCAGGCGTATTTTGGCTGGATTCCCCAAATTCTAATCAGCCCTCAAGTCGGCGAATTCGTCCAATCTTTCCTCCTAATGATGGTCGAGTTTTCATTACGCGCTTACATATTCGCTATAACCGCGATAAATTTCCTGAAGATTTGAGCTTTAAGGAAACATCTAATCAAGAATCTTTCCAAGGTCGCTATGTGTTACGCCATCCATTTAAAGGTGAGACAAACTGTGATGCTGGTCGAGAATATCAAAAATCATTACGTCCACGCTTTGAAAAAGAAGCCCAAACTCTAGCTAGCTTAACAGGTTGGAATATTGCCGATATTCGCCGCAAGATGAATCTCTCTAGCTTACCTGAGCCAATAGAGGTTCCTTTCTGGGAAAATATTTGGAAATAA